TTAAAAAAAGTACTGACCCTTTTCTGCTTGTCCTTCTGCAAGGCCGCCACTAACTCTCTGTCAAACTTGGTCGCCGTGGCAACCAGGGTGCGATCAGCTTCGATGGCGGTGACAGAGAGGCCGAGCCCGAAGGACAGGAAGCGAGTCAGATGGCCCTGTGTGGAAGGGAAGGTTTACTGTGCGATGATTTTAAGTGTTAATCATGTGACCTGAAGaggatcacgtgacctgcagcagcaggtgttgacatctcttctcctcctcacgccATAAACTCCATACTAGTTTATTTTGTCCCCAACAAATGCAACACTtcctccttttttgtttaacgAAGACAACAGttttaggataccaaccagcttatttgtgtgtttgacaaAAGACAAATGATGTGGGGGAAATAGAATGGTACCTGTCCAGAGCCCACATCCACCACGCTGTTGCAGTCAGTCTGGTCACAAATCTGTTTTACCAGCTgggatttaaatgaataaataaacaaagagaaacaatcaaatataaactttaaaaaagtgaCAGCAGCAAAGAAGCACGTGAACCCGTACCGAGCCCAGTCGGCGGATCTCGTGCTGCTTCTTGGGCTTGACGTGTTTCCTGAATATGTGTCCCAGCAGTGCGCTCTGACTTTGGTTCTCCAGGAACTCCTCGGGCCTCGCCGCGCCGCCGCGCTCCGGCCGGTGACCTCTGGGAAACGCCAGCGCGTGAGCGGCGGCCCGGAACGCCAGCAGGGACAGAGGCCACGCCGAGGGGTACCTGCATGACGTACAAATACAATAtgaagtgagtgtgtgtatatacggCTGACTCGACTGCTCTTTGAAATAAAGGGTGCACAGGGCCCCGTTACGACCCAGCAGTaccttctgtctctgtgtgcagcATCCAGGAGCAGGTCTGCAACCTGATGATACGTCAGATCCTGCAGCGCCGGCTGCCACGAGTTGGGCAACTTGTGCCAGTGATCTTTGGAGAAGAACTCCTGAGGGCAAATGTACAATGGGAGAGTTATTCATATTTGGGAGATGTGGATAGAACTGTTAGTTCTTCAAACAAATTACATGAATTAATTCTGAGGTTTTTTAAAGAGTTCAATGGGCTGAAGACCGAGGGTTATCTCAACGCAAAAAGGGAAGCGCACCTTcagtttgtcacacacacatcatcaacaCATCTGGAGATACGGGTTTTTTCAAAtcgatacatttatttttaattgaaacAATGTAATTAGTGACACAAAGTGCCATGCTTTTTGGACACCCCACCCAGCTACTAACTCTAATATAGTTACACAATCCAGGATGCAATAACAttgtgttgtcatggaaactTGAGTTCTTTAAAAACAAGTATTCTCTCAAAACTCATGGGGAGTTTAATCTGGAACAACCGCAAACTGATGCAAACTTCGATACGCACAATTATATAAGAGTCGGACAGGCGGCTGTACTGAGACAGGAACGCGGTGAGTCTTTCTGCCAGCTctcgctgctgctctgctggaaACATCACCGGGGCTGCTGGTTAGCTAAAGTAGCTCGCTAAGCTAACCGACAGGTCTTTAAGGCAAACTAATATCACGCTTGCTGGTTAACACTGCATTAGTTCCCCGGTTAAGACGAGGTCCGTCCAGACAAACGACCTCCCTTAAACTGAAATTAGCATCGATATTAATAATGGGAATTCCGTGCTTTTAATTTTCACAAAGGTTTGGTGTGGTTGGccactagctagctaacgttaacgctaATTGTAGCGTTCACGCGTAGAATGCGTTCACGTGCTTCCAGAAAACTCCGCAGAGGAGCTGGGAAGTCGTAACGTTACGTTACAAAATATGTAACATTACGTTTACAATTAGCCTAGCTAAAGTTGAGTTTCTATGGTGGAGCTCTATGCTATTTTCAATAAAAACTTGCatattaacagtgttttcagcGTTCAAATTATCTTCTTATTTCTATTAATTCAGTATATTGAGAAATGGTgcacacattgttttatttttcatatcgTGACATTAATTGTGTTTTGAGTGTTATTAGTAATCGAAATATTCTATTAGTAGAACTAAAGAGTCACCTTATAAGCGTAAATGCGATGAAAAGTTAACCGCggacatattaaaaaaaaacaaaaagtatttaTGGGCTGTTCACGAACGCAGCACAACCCGGAAGTAGACTGTTGAGCAGGAAGAGGCGCGAGGTCCACAATGTGTGCTGCAGGTCTGGATTTCTTTCCATAAAGttattttgagacatttttctaATAAGGAAAACTATCGGTCCCAAGCTACGTAtgttcacaaacacactaatCCGATTTTTTCCGTTGAGAGACAACAAATTAACCGCGGAGTTGGCATAGTCTCGGCAGATAGCACTTAgcaagctaacattagctagtgGCTAACGTCAACATCCGCTAATGGCTGATTAGTCGGAACTAATtagcatttattatttatattacaaGCTTATTCAATACATTAGTTATAGTGTCAATAGCTTGTAAATCCCTTGCAAAGTAATATGGAACGTTTTTTCAATTCAAATATAAAGTAAGTTAACTGTTTTGAGTTTGATTTTCTGCTGTTGTAAACCTGCTTCTCACAGACAGTTTTAAGCTgttaaaagtgtaaaaaaaactcacagaaAAGGAAAACTAAACACGAAAGAGAACATTTGACTGACTTGAAGATGTCggccatgttttgtttttgtcgtcGTTGCTGTTTACATTCCTCATGTTTACACTCAATATGATGCAAGTTTACAAAAATGTACCACAGGGTCGAACCGGCCTGTTGAGGACCATTCAATGATTAAATGATCCATGAAGGCTTACTTCATTACTTTCATATGGTCTACTTTTTATAATTTTAAGTTACCACCTAGGTTAATTTAGCTATAATAACTAGTGTAGTAGGGTTATTATTACTTAAGTAATAGTATTTGAACACGCTGGTTATAACACACATTTTGGTCAATGAGAACCCTCTTGTAGTAGAAAATAACTCTGTCTTACAGAACAAGATCATTTCATTACATCAATGTCAAAATGCCTGTATCCTAAAAACTAAGATACGGTGATGCGTTGAAGGGAATAAAACACAATGGCGCTCTCTTGAGTTCTTGCTTTTCAGTCTGTAGATGCAAGTTACACAATAAAAGCGAGACATTCAGTTCTGGTACTTTTGTTTCTTGCAGGACGGAACTTTTAAACCGGGGTCGGCTGTTTCAAAAGGGACCGCAAAGGGTGAAGATCGCTTGAGGAAGTCGACGTCAGCAAACCTACCGGCTTGCTCGGAGGAAACATTTGACCTGACCTCCGCAGCGCCATAATGTCCGACATCACGCTCAACCTGAGCTGTGCTGGTGGAGCCGCACGGAGGAGGCCGCCGCGAGGATACCGAGGGGGTCACAAACGGGTTCCCAACAGGACGCATCAAATGAGCTTCCTGGGGCACGCCAGAGGCAGAGGCGCGCGGCCCGAACACTATGCTCCTCCGCGCCAAAATGGCGCCTTTGCGCAGCTGGTGAGTTCACCCAGCGTGGGGGCCGGTGCGGCCCGGGGGGCCGGCGCCGCCCGGGGGGCCGGCGCTCCGCGCGTCAGCCACAGCGCTTCATCGTCTGCACGTCAGTCGCAACCTCTGATGGCGAGCAGCAGAGGCTGCGGCGGGAAGCCGAGCGAGCCGGCGGGGAGACCGGCGAGCGCCGCTGCCCACCGTCCCTCGCCAGCGGGCAGCCACAGGGCCGCCGCGCAGACGTCGACGGGAATCCCCGCCAAGTACCTGGCTCTGGACTGTGAGATGGTGGGCACGGGGCCAAAGGGGAGCATCAGCAAGCTGGCCCGCTGCAGCCTGGTGTCCTACGACGGAGACGTGGTCTACGATAAGTTCATCAACCCCCCCGTGCCCGTCACTGACTACCGCACCCGCTGGAGCGGCATCCGGCGCAGCGACCTCGTCAACGCTGCGCCGTACTTAGAGGCCCGGAAGGAGGTGAGGAAACGTCTCGATTGTTTCCTCTGTCGCCTGCGATGGGAAGAAAATGTGCAGAAAGATAAGATCACAGGACACATGTGGGGAGAATGTAACATGAATGCGTGTGGAAATCTTACTGGATTCTTGTTGTAAGTCCGCCTGCTTTGGCCTTTTTAATAACGGATATCTCAATCGTCctggtttgtaaaaaaaaaaaaaaaagggcgtATGGCTCCGCAACCCGAAGGGAAACAACATCAATAAAACTGTCACAGTATAGAGAAGAGCTAATATCTGTTTTCATGTTAATGTCAAAATAACTTTGTAAAGTCAGGAACATCTTTCTGCTTCAACGCCGTCCTGCAGGGACGAACGCCATTGTGTTTTATTCCACGATTAAAATATAAAGCCAGCGAGTTTAGGCCGATGTTAATATCTGAGATGCATCTTACCCCATCGGTCAAAACTTTACACTTTGAATGCGGCTACAGAACAACAGCGACGGATATTAGTGTTGTTTCCTGTTCTTCCCCATTTGCTctgattaaaaataacaaacttgTGTGTTCAGTTTGCTGAAAGTGTCCCCCCCGTTGAGTTCAAAGAGTCGTCCGTCTCTCAgtcgccccctccctccccccgctctGTCAGCAGATTCTGAGGCTGCTCATGGGGAAGGTGGTGATCGGCCACGCCGTCCACAACGACTTCAACGTCCTCGGCTACTCGCACCCGGCCGCGCTGACCAGAGACACGTCTCGGATCCCCCTCCTCAACCAGAGGGCCGGCTTCGCCGTGACCGAGTGCGCCTCGCTGAAGAGACTCACCAAGGCCATCTTCAACCGCGACATCCAGGTGAGCGGTCTGCTTCCTGTACGCAGGGGGCGGTCGAGGGTTCCAATAAATGCACATTCCAAACAATGAACGTTGTTGATAAATCCAATTGGACACAATTTCTTAAACACAAAGTCTCTAAAAAGTTGTACATGCACTGATCAAATTGCAGATTTGGGGCGATTTTTGTAAAGCATTAAATTATTTTTCCATCTTCGTCTAATTGCATCGGTAGTTTTTTCCAAACGTTAGCATGATATAATGCctaatttgcatttaaattacCTTTATTAAAGAGGACTTAATGAAGGTAAACAATACAAGCTGACCACCACTTTAGTCCCGCCCCTGCCTCTGATTGGTAAGGCCTGCAAGCAAGTGTTTAAAGCCCGCCCCCTTCTCTTGTGTCCTCAGACCGGAAAGAAAGGCCACTCTTCTGTGGAGGACGCCAGAGCCACAATGGAGCTTTACaaagtggtggaggaggagtgggagaggACCCTGGCCTCCTCCGGGTCTCAGGCCTCCTAGTGGCAAATAAACTTTAACCTTTTAAATGGACGTTTTTGGTGAGGCGGGCGTGTGGTTTGGAGCCGACTGGTCTACAGCCTCCGCTGTCCACTCAACAAGAGGACGAAACTAAGAAGACTCAGTCCCAGCAGTTCTTTCTCAGGGTTTGTGTCTAAAGGTGCTCCTGACACGAGGGGGCAGTCGTGTCTTAGTCCCATCGACAAAACTACACCACGAACGCCCAAAACAAACGCGGGGCAGTGAAATCAGCACTTCAAGTCCACAGAACAAGCTCCCTTGTTAGTTTAGATTTTTTATAGTGTTAATCCCTTCAACGTGAATCATTTAGACAAAATGCTGCATTGATCTTCTTCAGGGAACTAACCAGGTTTTAAAAATAAT
This genomic stretch from Gasterosteus aculeatus chromosome 20, fGasAcu3.hap1.1, whole genome shotgun sequence harbors:
- the isg20l2 gene encoding interferon-stimulated 20 kDa exonuclease-like 2; the encoded protein is MSDITLNLSCAGGAARRRPPRGYRGGHKRVPNRTHQMSFLGHARGRGARPEHYAPPRQNGAFAQLVSSPSVGAGAARGAGAARGAGAPRVSHSASSSARQSQPLMASSRGCGGKPSEPAGRPASAAAHRPSPAGSHRAAAQTSTGIPAKYLALDCEMVGTGPKGSISKLARCSLVSYDGDVVYDKFINPPVPVTDYRTRWSGIRRSDLVNAAPYLEARKEILRLLMGKVVIGHAVHNDFNVLGYSHPAALTRDTSRIPLLNQRAGFAVTECASLKRLTKAIFNRDIQTGKKGHSSVEDARATMELYKVVEEEWERTLASSGSQAS